A window of Cryptomeria japonica chromosome 3, Sugi_1.0, whole genome shotgun sequence contains these coding sequences:
- the LOC131062696 gene encoding alanine--glyoxylate aminotransferase 2 homolog 1, mitochondrial, giving the protein MLNIGKRVGDNLLKRRINGIVSSRGAAISTAVEKKETHGFSLPQMPPFDYKPQPYSGPFLDEILQKRKQYLCPSMFYFYEKPLNIVEGKMQYLFDESGRRYLDAFGGIVTVSCGHCHPDIVDAIVKQTRLLQHTTTIYLHHAITEFAEALAAKFPGNLKVVFFTNSGTESNELATMMARLYTGNHDMISVRNSYHGSSANTMGMTAQSKWKYNVVQTGAHHALNPNPYRGPFGSDGAKYAKDVQDIIDFGTSGRVAGFIAEPIQGVGGAVEMAPGYLKPVYESVRKAGGVCISDEVQTGFGRMGSHYWGFETQGVIPDIVTMAKGIGNGLPLGAVVTTPEIAQVLTQRCHFNTFGGNPVCAAGGHAVLKVLDKEKRQEHCAVVGPYLINRLRELQDKYEVIGDVRGRGLMIGVELVTDRAAKTPAQVETAVVFEKLKDMGVLVGKGGMYGNVFRIKPPMCFTKEDSDFLVDVMDHALSQL; this is encoded by the exons atgttgaatattGGTAAAAGGGTAGGTGACAATCTATTGAAGAGGAGGATTAATGGCATTGTTAGCAGCAGGGGGGCAGCCATATCTACTGCTGTAGAGAAGAAGGAAACCCATGGCTTTTCTTTGCCTCAGATGCCTCCTTTTGATTACAAACCACAACCTTACAGTGGTCCATTCCTAGATGAGATTTTGCAGAAGAGAAAGCAGTACTTATGCCCCTCCATGTTCTATTTCTATGAAAAGCCT TTGAACATTGTTGAAGGGAAGATGCAGTATTTGTTTGATGAGAGTGGACGCCGATACCTGGATGCTTTTGGAGGCATTGTGACTGTGTCCTGTGGACATTGTCACCCTGATATTGTTGATGCTATTGTGAAGCAAACTAGACTCTTGCAGCACACTACTACAATCTACCTTCATCATGCAATTACAGAGTTTGCAGAGGCATTAGCTGCAAAATTTCCTGGAAATCTTAAG GTTGTTTTCTTTACAAATTCGGGCACAGAATCCAATGAACTAGCGACAATGATGGCTCGTTTATACACTGGTAATCATGATATGATATCAGTGAGAAACTCATATCATGGTTCAAGTGCCAACACAATGGGGATGACAGCTCAGAGCAAGTGGAAATATAATGTTGTGCAG ACTGGAGCTCATCATGCCCTCAACCCAAATCCATATCGTGGTCCATTTGGTTCTGATGGTGCAAAATATGCTAAAGACGTCCAAGACATAATTGATTTTGGAACCTCTGGTCGTGTTGCTGGCTTTATTGCAGAGCCTATACAG GGTGTTGGTGGAGCAGTAGAAATGGCACCTGGCTACTTGAAGCCTGTTTATGAAAGTGTCAGGAAAGCTGGAGGTGTTTGCATATCTGATGAGGTTCAGACTGGTTTTGGTCGCATGGGAAGTCATTATTGGGGCTTTGAAACACAGGGTGTCATTCCTGACATTGTTACAATGGCTAAG GGAATTGGGAATGGCCTTCCTCTCGGAGCAGTTGTAACAACTCCAGAAATTGCTCAAGTGCTGACACAACGATGTCACTTTAATACTTTTGGAGGAAATCCAGTCTGTGCTGCTGGTGGCCACGCTGTTTTAAAGGTCCTGGATAAAGAAAAGAGACAAGAACACTGTGCTGTTGTGGGGCCTTACTTAATCAACCGTTTAAGAGAGCTTCAAGATAAATATGAAG TTATAGGAGATGTAAGGGGACGAGGTTTGATGATTGGTGTTGAGCTGGTAACTGACCGAGCTGCAAAAACACCGGCTCAAGTAGAAACTGCAGTTGTATTTGAAAAACTGAAAG ACATGGGAGTGCTGGTTGGAAAAGGAGGGATGTATGGAAATGTCTTTCGAATTAAGCCTCCGATGTGCTTCACAAAGGAAGATTCAG ATTTTCTTGTGGATGTCATGGACCATGCACTGTCGCAACTCTAG